One Candidatus Margulisiibacteriota bacterium genomic window carries:
- a CDS encoding DUF6790 family protein produces MAMFFLLITLVAVLIHLVLMKNRSPKKIVEVILLYLIVINIGFGNILAGAAHIFNGPEVAKMIGWGAGSPFQYEVGVADIAMGSLGIMCIFFRGQFWLAAILVNAVFLLGCMAGHVKDFILGGNSAAYNIGPSIIVSDLIMPLVLICLYVLLQRMEKGAASS; encoded by the coding sequence ATGGCAATGTTCTTTCTGCTTATTACTCTGGTTGCGGTTTTGATACATCTTGTACTTATGAAGAACAGGTCCCCAAAAAAGATCGTCGAAGTTATCCTGCTTTATCTGATAGTGATAAACATTGGTTTTGGCAATATCCTGGCGGGCGCGGCGCATATCTTTAACGGGCCCGAAGTGGCCAAAATGATAGGCTGGGGCGCGGGAAGCCCTTTTCAGTACGAAGTCGGCGTAGCGGACATAGCAATGGGCAGCCTTGGCATAATGTGCATCTTTTTTAGGGGGCAGTTCTGGCTGGCGGCCATCCTTGTTAATGCGGTGTTCCTTTTGGGCTGTATGGCAGGGCATGTAAAGGACTTTATCTTAGGCGGGAACAGTGCGGCCTACAACATCGGGCCCTCTATCATTGTCAGCGACCTTATCATGCCGCTTGTGCTAATCTGCCTATATGTGCTGTTGCAAAGGATGGAAAAAGGAGCTGCTTCCTCTTAG